A single Cannabis sativa cultivar Pink pepper isolate KNU-18-1 chromosome 7, ASM2916894v1, whole genome shotgun sequence DNA region contains:
- the LOC115698215 gene encoding cis-prenyltransferase 4, chloroplastic isoform X1, giving the protein MQFFSLHSIMAAVPSPFNLFHPPNSHIPSLHSKPSSHVPRSTLPLPRVSVHQMLVEEDEEEDRHRNENGNDTSLRSDVDSGGFPHFTVGLRRDLLPKHVAVIMDGNRRWARLRDLPVDSGYEAGARSLRVLVDVCCKLRIPVLTVFAFSTDNWFRPKVEIEFLMSMFEKGVREELGSFISREDVQISFIGDTSKLPGSLQELIANVEESTKNNSRLQLVVAVSYSGQYDVVQACRKIALKVKDGVLMPEDISESLIEEELETNCTQFPYPDLLIRTSGELRISNFFLWQLAYTELFFSQSLWPDFGEFEFLEALRAFQSRQRRYGRESNQ; this is encoded by the exons ATGCAGTTCTTCTCTCTCCACTCAATCATGGCGGCGGTTCCTTCTCCATTCAACCTCTTCCACCCTCCAAACTCGCACATCCCCTCTCTCCATTCCAAGCCAAGCTCACACGTGCCGAGATCAACACTCCCTCTCCCCCGCGTCTCCGTGCACCAAATGTTGGTCGAAGAAGACGAGGAGGAGGACCGACACCGGAATGAGAACGGCAACGACACGTCTTTGCGCTCAGATGTAGACAGTGGCGGTTTCCCCCATTTCACGGTCGGACTCCGGCGAGATCTGTTGCCGAAGCACGTGGCGGTGATCATGGACGGTAACCGGAGATGGGCCCGCCTCAGAGACTTGCCGGTTGATTCGGGATACGAAGCTGGTGCTCGTTCGCTGAGAGTTTTGGTCGATGTCTGTTGCAAGTTGAGAATTCCGGTTCTCACTGTTTTCGCATTCTCAACAGATAATTGGTTTCGCCCAAag GTGGAGATTGAGTTTCTGATGAGTATGTTCGAAAAAGGAGTGAGAGAGGAATTGGGTAGCTTTATTAG CAGGGAAGATGTTCAAATTTCGTTTATTGGAGATACGTCTAAGCTCCCAGGTTCACTTCAGGAACTGATAGCCAATGTAGAGGAAAGCACAAAGAATAATTCTCGGCTCCAACTTGTCGTGGCAGTAAGCTATAGTGGGCAGTATGATGTTGTTCAAGCTTGCAGAAAGATTGCCTTGAAAGTCAAAGATGGTGTTCTTATGCCTGAGGACATTAGCGAGTCTCTTATTGAAGAAGAACTTGAAACCAATTGCACCCAGTTTCCCTACCCAGATCTGCTTATTCGGACTAGTGGTGAGCTTAGGATTAGCAATTTCTTTTTGTGGCAGTTAGCATATACAGAACTATTCTTTTCACAGTCCCTTTGGCCTGATTTTGGAGAATTTGAATTTCTAGAGGCATTACGAGCCTTTCAGTCTAGACAGCGGCGTTATGGCAGAGAGAGTAATcagtaa
- the LOC115698215 gene encoding cis-prenyltransferase 4, chloroplastic isoform X3, which produces MQFFSLHSIMAAVPSPFNLFHPPNSHIPSLHSKPSSHVPRSTLPLPRVSVHQMLVEEDEEEDRHRNENGNDTSLRSDVDSGGFPHFTVGLRRDLLPKHVAVIMDGNRRWARLRDLPVDSGYEAGARSLRVLVDVCCKLRIPVLTVFAFSTDNWFRPKVEIEFLMSMFEKGVREELGSFISREDVQISFIGDTSKLPGSLQELIANVEESTKNNSRLQLVVAVSYSGQYDVVQACRKIALKVKDGVLMPEDISESLIEEELETNCTQFPYPDLLIRTSEALRAFQSRQRRYGRESNQ; this is translated from the exons ATGCAGTTCTTCTCTCTCCACTCAATCATGGCGGCGGTTCCTTCTCCATTCAACCTCTTCCACCCTCCAAACTCGCACATCCCCTCTCTCCATTCCAAGCCAAGCTCACACGTGCCGAGATCAACACTCCCTCTCCCCCGCGTCTCCGTGCACCAAATGTTGGTCGAAGAAGACGAGGAGGAGGACCGACACCGGAATGAGAACGGCAACGACACGTCTTTGCGCTCAGATGTAGACAGTGGCGGTTTCCCCCATTTCACGGTCGGACTCCGGCGAGATCTGTTGCCGAAGCACGTGGCGGTGATCATGGACGGTAACCGGAGATGGGCCCGCCTCAGAGACTTGCCGGTTGATTCGGGATACGAAGCTGGTGCTCGTTCGCTGAGAGTTTTGGTCGATGTCTGTTGCAAGTTGAGAATTCCGGTTCTCACTGTTTTCGCATTCTCAACAGATAATTGGTTTCGCCCAAag GTGGAGATTGAGTTTCTGATGAGTATGTTCGAAAAAGGAGTGAGAGAGGAATTGGGTAGCTTTATTAG CAGGGAAGATGTTCAAATTTCGTTTATTGGAGATACGTCTAAGCTCCCAGGTTCACTTCAGGAACTGATAGCCAATGTAGAGGAAAGCACAAAGAATAATTCTCGGCTCCAACTTGTCGTGGCAGTAAGCTATAGTGGGCAGTATGATGTTGTTCAAGCTTGCAGAAAGATTGCCTTGAAAGTCAAAGATGGTGTTCTTATGCCTGAGGACATTAGCGAGTCTCTTATTGAAGAAGAACTTGAAACCAATTGCACCCAGTTTCCCTACCCAGATCTGCTTATTCGGACTAGTG AGGCATTACGAGCCTTTCAGTCTAGACAGCGGCGTTATGGCAGAGAGAGTAATcagtaa
- the LOC115698215 gene encoding cis-prenyltransferase 4, chloroplastic isoform X2, translating into MQFFSLHSIMAAVPSPFNLFHPPNSHIPSLHSKPSSHVPRSTLPLPRVSVHQMLVEEDEEEDRHRNENGNDTSLRSDVDSGGFPHFTVGLRRDLLPKHVAVIMDGNRRWARLRDLPVDSGYEAGARSLRVLVDVCCKLRIPVLTVFAFSTDNWFRPKVEIEFLMSMFEKGVREELGSFIREDVQISFIGDTSKLPGSLQELIANVEESTKNNSRLQLVVAVSYSGQYDVVQACRKIALKVKDGVLMPEDISESLIEEELETNCTQFPYPDLLIRTSGELRISNFFLWQLAYTELFFSQSLWPDFGEFEFLEALRAFQSRQRRYGRESNQ; encoded by the exons ATGCAGTTCTTCTCTCTCCACTCAATCATGGCGGCGGTTCCTTCTCCATTCAACCTCTTCCACCCTCCAAACTCGCACATCCCCTCTCTCCATTCCAAGCCAAGCTCACACGTGCCGAGATCAACACTCCCTCTCCCCCGCGTCTCCGTGCACCAAATGTTGGTCGAAGAAGACGAGGAGGAGGACCGACACCGGAATGAGAACGGCAACGACACGTCTTTGCGCTCAGATGTAGACAGTGGCGGTTTCCCCCATTTCACGGTCGGACTCCGGCGAGATCTGTTGCCGAAGCACGTGGCGGTGATCATGGACGGTAACCGGAGATGGGCCCGCCTCAGAGACTTGCCGGTTGATTCGGGATACGAAGCTGGTGCTCGTTCGCTGAGAGTTTTGGTCGATGTCTGTTGCAAGTTGAGAATTCCGGTTCTCACTGTTTTCGCATTCTCAACAGATAATTGGTTTCGCCCAAag GTGGAGATTGAGTTTCTGATGAGTATGTTCGAAAAAGGAGTGAGAGAGGAATTGGGTAGCTTTATTAG GGAAGATGTTCAAATTTCGTTTATTGGAGATACGTCTAAGCTCCCAGGTTCACTTCAGGAACTGATAGCCAATGTAGAGGAAAGCACAAAGAATAATTCTCGGCTCCAACTTGTCGTGGCAGTAAGCTATAGTGGGCAGTATGATGTTGTTCAAGCTTGCAGAAAGATTGCCTTGAAAGTCAAAGATGGTGTTCTTATGCCTGAGGACATTAGCGAGTCTCTTATTGAAGAAGAACTTGAAACCAATTGCACCCAGTTTCCCTACCCAGATCTGCTTATTCGGACTAGTGGTGAGCTTAGGATTAGCAATTTCTTTTTGTGGCAGTTAGCATATACAGAACTATTCTTTTCACAGTCCCTTTGGCCTGATTTTGGAGAATTTGAATTTCTAGAGGCATTACGAGCCTTTCAGTCTAGACAGCGGCGTTATGGCAGAGAGAGTAATcagtaa